A window of the Salvelinus fontinalis isolate EN_2023a chromosome 14, ASM2944872v1, whole genome shotgun sequence genome harbors these coding sequences:
- the LOC129810988 gene encoding sphingosine 1-phosphate receptor 1, with protein MGDSMYSDLIARHYNFTGKLRKVEQDSRLKADSVVFIIVCCFIILENVLVLLTIWRTKKFHKPMYYFIGNLALSDLLAGVVYTANILLSGANTYKLTPTQWFFREGSMFVALAASVFSLLAIAIERHLTMLKMKLHNNGNTCRVFMLISTVWLIAAILGGLPIMGWNCIQSMPSCSTVLPLYHKTYILFCTTVFSVILMAIVVLYARIYALVRTRSRKLVFRKVSNGRGGGSASSKSSEKSMALLKTVIIVLSCFIACWAPLFILLLLDVACDIRMCAILYKAEWFLALAVLNSAMNPLIYTLTSNEMRRAFLKTLMCCSVCTRPSGKFSRPIMGAEFSRSKSDNSSHPNKDEPEYSPRETVVSSGNITSSS; from the coding sequence ATGGGTGACTCCATGTATTCCGACTTAATAGCCAGACACTACAACTTCACAGGGAAGCTCCGGAAAGTGGAGCAGGATTCCAGGCTCAAAGCGGACTCTGTGGTTTTCATCATTGTATGTTGCTTCATTATCCTTGAGAATGTCTTGGTCCTGCTTACTATTTGGAGGACCAAGAAGTTCCACAAGCCCATGTACTACTTTATTGGGAACTTAGCTCTATCAGACTTGCTGGCTGGTGTGGTGTACACTGCCAACATCCTGCTGTCAGGTGCCAACACATACAAACTGACCCCCACACAGTGGTTCTTCCGGGAGGGGAGTATGTTTGTGGCCCTGGCAGCCTCAGTCTTCAGCCTGCTGGCCATCGCCATCGAGCGCCACCTCACCATGCTGAAGATGAAGTTGCACAACAATGGCAACACGTGCCGTGTCTTCATGCTCATCAGCACCGTGTGGCTGATTGCAGCCATCTTGGGCGGCCTGCCCATCATGGGCTGGAACTGCATCCAGAGCATGCCCAGCTGCTCCACCGTACTGCCGCTCTACCACAAGACCTACATCCTGTTCTGCACCACCGTCTTTAGCGTCATCCTCATGGCCATCGTGGTCCTGTACGCGCGCATCTACGCCCTGGTGCGCACCCGCAGCCGCAAGCTGGTGTTCCGCAAGGTCTCCAACGGCCGCGGCGGGGGTAGCGCTAGCAGTAAGAGCTCGGAGAAGTCCATGGCCCTGCTGAAGACCGTGATCATCGTGCTGAGCTGTTTCATTGCCTGCTGGGCTCCACTCTTCATCCTCCTGTTGCTGGACGTGGCCTGTGACATCCGCATGTGCGCCATCCTGTACAAAGCCGAGTGGTTCCTGGCCCTGGCCGTGCTCAACTCGGCAATGAACCCCCTCATCTACACGCTCACCAGCAACGAGATGCGCCGCGCCTTCCTAAAAACGCTCATGTGCTGCAGTGTCTGCACCCGGCCCTCTGGCAAGTTCTCTCGGCCCATCATGGGTGCAGAGTTCAGCCGAAGCAAGTCGGACAACTCGTCCCACCCCAATAAGGATGAGCCAGAGTACTCGCCAAGGGAGACCGTCGTATCCTCTGGGAATATCACCTCCTCTTCTTAA